Proteins encoded within one genomic window of Macaca thibetana thibetana isolate TM-01 chromosome 3, ASM2454274v1, whole genome shotgun sequence:
- the LOC126949624 gene encoding basic proline-rich protein-like, producing MPSLPDNILARVRPPRRPAAPLSPAAGPGFEDPASRRRDAPANKRGSSKPTDAKGVGRRWEAAGLSPTRRRKITRCGNVAGALRRRLFPQAPAEGPAESLAGRPRGPQPCSGAEREPMQPGSIPCPSPVPGAPPASEPSTWPQGRRDHPPPIPTAPPCLPFPGPVSSPPLPPPLSGRRFGGPDRVLAGN from the coding sequence ATGCCCAGCCTCCCCGACAACATCCTCGCCAGGGTGCGCCCGCCCCGCCGGCCCGCGGCTCCGCTGTCCCCGGCGGCGGGCCCAGGGTTCGAGGACCCGGCTTCCCGGAGGCGCGACGCTCCAGCAAACAAGCGGGGCTCCAGCAAACCCACCGACGCGAAGGGGGTGGGCAGAAGGTGGGAAGCGGCGGGGCTGTCGCCCACCCGGAGGCGGAAGATAACGCGCTGTGGAAACGTGGCAGGAGCCTTGAGGCGGCGTCTTTTTCCTCAGGCGCCCGCCGAGGGTCCCGCGGAAAGCCTCGCGGGCCGCCCTCGCGGCCCGCAACCCTGCTCTGGCGCCGAGCGGGAGCCCATGCAACCTGGTTccatcccctgcccctcccctgtccccGGTGCGCCGCCCGCCAGCGAGCCTTCGACGTGGCCGCAGGGGCGCCGGGACCACCCTCCCCCGATACCCACAGCCCCGCCATGTCTGCCTTTCCCCGGCCCGGTCTCCTcaccgccgctgccgccgccgctcTCCGGCCGGAGATTCGGCGGCCCAGACCGTGTCCTGGCCGGGAACTGA